CCAGATCGTCGCAGGCCTGAAGGGCGGCGACCGCATCGCCGGCCGCGGAGCCTTCCTGCTCAAGGCGGAACTCGCCAAGGGCGAAGCCGGGCACGAGGACTGACGCCATGTTGAGCAAGCTCGTGGCGATGTCCGTGCGACATCGCATCGCCGTCGTGGTGATCACGCTCCTGGTAGCGGCCCTGGGCGTCTCCGAACTCTTCCGGTTGCCGATCGACGCGGTGCCGGACATCACCAACAAGCAGGTGCAGGTGACGACCATCGCGCCCGCACTATCGCCGGAGGAGATCGAACAGCGTGTGACTTTTCCGGTTGAAACGGCGCTGAGCGGGATTCCGGGCCTGCTCGAGACAAGGTCCATTTCGCGCAACGGGTTCAGCCAGATCACGGCGGTGTTCGAGGAGCGGACAGACCTCTATTTCGCCCGCCAACAGGTCAATGAACGGATTGAGGCGGTTCGCGACGCGTTGCCCGCCGACGCCAAACCAACGATGGCCCCGGTCACCACCGGCCTTGGCGAAGTGCTGATGTGGACGGTGGAGTTTCGCGCCGTGAAAGGCGTCTTGGCCGGAACGCCTGGGCCACAGCCCGACGGAAGCTACCTGACGCCCGAAGGCGAGCGCCTGGCCACACCGGCGCAGAAGGCGACATATCTTCGGACCGTCGAGGACTGGATCGTTTCCCCGCAGTTGCGCTCGACGCGCGGCGTCGCCGGCATCGATACGACCGGCGGCTACGTGAAGGAGTACGCCATCCGGCCTGACCCGGCGCGCCTAGCCGCCTACGGGGTGGGTCTGAACGAGTTGGTCGAGGCGGTGGAGCACGCCAATACGGTAGCCGGGGCCGGCGTCATTCGCCGCGGCGGCGAGGCCTTTGTCGTACGGGCCGACGCCCGCGTCAGTTCGCTGGCCGATCTCGCCGCGGCCCCGGTGACGAACCGGGGCGGCCTGGTCGTGCGGGTTTCAGACGTCGCCCAGGTCGAGCTTGGCCAGGCGGTGCGACTGGGGGCGGCGCAGGAGAACGGCGAGGAGGTGGTGATCGGCACCGCCCTGATGCTCGCCGGAGAGAACAGCCGCACGGTCGCGCGCGCCGTGAGCGAGCGTCTGACCGCCATCACGCCCTCGCTCCCGCGGGGCGTGGCGGTCAGGACCGTGCTGAACCGCACCGACCTGGTCGATCGGACGATCGCCACCGTCCAACGCAACCTGGCCGAGGGCGCGCTGCTGGTCATCGCCGTGCTGTTCTTCCTGTTGGGCAACGCCCGGGCCGCGGTCATCACCGCGCTGGTCATCCCACTCGCCTTCCTGATGGGCGTGATCGGGATGAACCGGTTCGGCGTCAGCGGGAATCTGATGAGTCTGGGCGCCCTGGACTTCGGCCTGCTGGTCGACGGCGCGGTTGTGGTGGTGGAAAACACCCTGACGCGCATGGGCGTGCGGCGCGCCGCCGCCGGGCGTGATCTGACGACCAGTGAACGGCTGGAGGCGGCGGTCGACGCCGCCCAGCAGATGGTGCGGCCCGCCGCCTTCGGTCAGGCGATCATCCTCCTGGTCTATGCCCCGCTGCTGGCGCTGGAAGGCATCGAGGGCAAGATGTTCCAACCTATGGCCGCCACGGTCATGTTGGCCCTGGGCGGCGCGTTCATCCTGACCTTCACCTTCGTGCCCGCGATGACCGCCCTGCTGGTGAAGCCACCGGCCCACGCGCATGAGACCCGGGCGGAGCAGGCGGCGCGAGGTTGGTTCGAACCCGCCACGCGCTGGGCGGCGGCCCGGCCAGGCAAGATCGCGGTCGGCGCACTGGTCGCGGTCGCGGTCGGCCTCGCGGCCTTCTCCACACTGGGACGGGAGTTCATCCCGACCCTTGATGAGAAGGACGTGCTTGTGCAGGCGCTGCGCGTGCCTAGCACGTCGCTGGAGCAATCCACCGAGATGCAGGGCCGGCTCGAGAGGGCTTTGAAGGGCGTGCCGGAGGTGGCCTTCGTCTTCTCCAAGACCGGGACAGCGGAGATCTCCACCGACCCCATGCCGCCCAGCATCAGCGACACCTTCGTCGTCCTGAAGTCGGAGAAGGCCTGGCCAGATCGCGGGGTCTCGAAGGCCGACGTGGTGGAAAAACTGGAGGCCGCGGCGGCGACCCAGATCGGCAACACCTACGAGATCACCCAGCCCATCCAAATGCGTTTCAATGAGTTGATCTCCGGCGTGCGTTCGGATGTCGCCGTAAAGGTCTATGGCGACGACTTCGCCGCCATGGAGCGGACGGCGAACCAAATCGCCGGCGTGCTCGGGCGGGTGCGCGGCGCCGCCGACGTCAAGGTTGAGCAGGTCTCCGGCCTGCCCATGGTGACCGCCGAGGTCGATCGAGCAGCGGCCGCGCTCTATGGACTACATGCCGCCGACGCCGCCGACGCCGTGCAGATCGCCCTCGCCGGCCGCGAAGCGGGGCGGGTCTTCGAAGGCGATCGACGGTTCGACGTCGTGGTGCGTCTGCCTGAAGCGGCGCGTAATGACCTCGCGGTCGTGGCTCAAACGCCGCTGGCCGTAAACAATGGAGCGACCTTCGTGCCGCTGGGCTCAGTCGTGCGGTTCCGCGAGGGGGAAGGCCCGAACCAGATCAGCCGCGAGAACGGGAAGCGGCGGATCGTCGTGCAGGCCAATGTGCGCGGCCGCGACCTCGGCGGCTTCGTCAGGGACGCACGGGCAGCGGTGGCCAAGGACGTAAGCCTGCCAGCCGGCGCCTGGCTCGACTGGGGCGGTCAGTTCGAGAACCTGCAGCGGGCCGAGGCGCGGCTGGGGCTGGTGGTCCCGGTGGTGTTCGCCCTGATCGCCGTGTTGCTGTTCTTCGCCCTGGGCTCAGTCGGCCAGGCGGCGCTGGTGTTCGCCTGCGTGCCGCTGGCCCTGGTCGGCGGGGCGCTGGCGCTGCTGCTGCGCGGCCTGCCCTTCTCGGTTTCGGCCGCAGTCGGATTCATCGCCGTCTCCGGCGTCGCAACGCTCAATGGCCTGGTGCTGATGCAGGCGATTCGCGAACGGCTCGACGCCGGCATGGCGCCAACCGATGCCGCCGTCGAAGGCGCGATGGACCGGCTCCGGGCGGTCTTGACCACCGCCCTGGTCGCCATCCTGGGGTTCATGCCGATGGCCCTGGCTCACGGCGCCGGCGCCGAGGTGCAGAAGCCCCTGGCGACAGTGGTGATCGGCGGCCTCTTGACTGCGACCTTGTTGACCCTGGTGGTGCTGCCCACCTTCGCCGGCCGGGTCCTGGCCTGGCGGCGTCCGCTCAGCGGAGACGCAGACGCCGCAGCGCGCTAAGCTGACGCTTCAATGGCGACTGACCAAGGTGACCATGCAAACCCTCCCGGAAGAGTTCACGAGCTTTCACGCCCACATCTACTTCGACCCCGCAGAAGTCGATGAGGCGCGCGCCATCGGCGATGCGGCGGCCTTGTTGTTCGGCGCGGACGTCGGCCGCTACCATGTCGCGCCGGTTGGACCCCACCCGCGCGGCAGCTGCCAGCTCACGGTAGCCAAGGACCGGTTCGGCGAGCTCGCGCAATGGTTGGCGTTCAATCGCGGCGGCCTGACCATCTTCGCCCACGCCCTGACGCGGCAGGCCCTGGCCGATCATACCGAGCACGTGATCTGGTTCGGACCGAGCGAGACCCTCAACCTGGAGTTCTTCAACAGGGCGCCGTGAGGGCGCCGTGATCGAAGATCTGTCGTCGCCGACGCGCCTGATCGGCCGGTGGGCGACGACTCTGCCTTGGAAACGGCCGCCGCGGCGTAAAGTCGGGGATCGGCATATGGGCGGCGGCGGGCGCCGGTGCTAAACGCCCTGCGTTCAATCGAGAACATGAGCAGGCTGGCGATGATCGAACCCGGGGCGACCTTCAAAGAAAACCTGGCGCAACTGCCGCCAGTCGACGGTGTTCGCCGCATCGACCTCTTCGACGACACCGGCTCAGTGGTCGCCAGCATCGAGAACCAGCCGGGCAAGCAAGGCTCTCTGGCGGTCTACCAACACCTGACGCAGGCCTTTGATCGTCTCGATGAAACGGCGGCGACCTATGGCCTGGCGCTCTTCGCCGAACACACGGCCGACGCCCGCAACCGACCAGGCGCGCACCCCAACATCGACCGCCTCATTGAGATCATCGCCGGCGCCGCCCCGTTGCGCCTTGCAATCGTCACAGCCAACGACTGATTCAAAGGGTGCGGATCCGCCCTTGTGTGTCCGCGTGCCCATGGTCGGTCGGCGCACTTTGCGCCTCGCAGGCGGCTATTCGGCGATCAGTTCCGGCTCCGGCTCGCCGAAGTTGAAGGTGATCGTCGCCTCAAGGCCGCCCGGGCGCAGGTCGATCTGCGCGGCGCCGCCCAGCGAACGCGCCAAACGGCTGATCAACAGCGAGCCGCTGCCAGACCGGGAGGCTTCCTTGAGGGGCGCCGCCACCGACTCTCGCCAATGGATGGCGCCGAGGTTGCTGTCGCCGTGGCATTCCACGACCAAGCGGCCCGTGGGTTTCGCCAGCGCGCCGTACTTCGCCGCGTTGGTGGCCAGCTCATGAAAGATCAGGCTGAGGCTGAGGGCGGCGTCTGGCGACACATAGAGGTCATCACCAAGCAGGGTGACTTGCCCGTTATCGTCGAGAAAGGGCTGAAGCTCGGCCTCGAGCGCGGTCTGCACGCTGACGGCCTGCACCTGACCCTGGAGCAGCAGGGCGTTGGTCCGCGCCATCGCCGCTATGCGTTGTCCAAAGGCGACCTGAAACTCCTCCACCGTATTAACCGTGCGAGCCGTGAGCCGTGAGAGCGCCAGGACGATGGCCAGCGTGTTCTGCAGCCTGTGGTGCAGCTCGCCTACGAGGATCGTGCTTTGCGCCGCGGTCTTCGTCATCGCATTGACGCGGTCCAGCAGGGCGTCGCTGCCCACAGGCGGACGGAAGCCATAGGAACCCACGGTGGGAAGCGTGTCTGATGTCTTGTCGCTCACGCGGTACTCCGCCGCCGCCTCGGCGGGAGCGCACGCGGCGCTCAGTCGGCCGGTTCAGGTGAACGACCGATGGGGAGGATCATAGCAGACCTTCACCATAGCCCTAAGCGCCCTCAGCGCTTCCTGGCGAGCGGGTGCTTTTCCTCGACCACGGCGCGCAGGCGATCACCCGCGACATGGGTGTAGATCTGGGTGGTGGCGATGTCAGCGTGGCCCAGCAGGGTCTGGACGACGCGGAGGTCGGCGCCGCCCTCCAGCAGGTGGGTGGCGAAGGCGTGGCGAAGGACGTGGGGGCTGACGCGGGCGGGGTCGACGCCAGCGTCGGCGGCGGCCTGGTCCAATAGCTGCGCGACCCGACGTGGAGTCAGGCGGCGGTCCTTGCCGCTGGACGGGAAGAGCCAAGGATTGGCCTTGTCGCCCGGCGGCAGGAAGGCCGGCCGCGCAGCGATATAGGCCTTCACCGCCGTGCGGGCGCGGTCGTTCAGGGGGGCGAGCCTCTCCTTGCCGCCCTTGCCCTTGACGATGAGGTAGGCGGGATCGCGGGCGACGGCGGCCAGCGTCAGGCTGGTCAGCTCGGAAATCCGCATGCCTGAAGCGTAAGCGAGCTCGACGAGGCAGCCCAGCCGCAGGCCCTGCGCGCCGTCGCGGGCGGCGGCGGCGGCGATGATGCGGTCAACCTCGTCGCGACTGAGCACCTTGGGTAACGGCCGACCCATACGCGGCGCCTCGACCCGGCGTGAGGGATCGTCGGCGCGCCAGCCCTCGCCGGCGGCGAAGCGGTAGAACTGGCGCAGCGCCGAGCGGCGGCGGGCGGCGGTGGCCGGGGCGACGCCGCGAGCGCCCAGGCTTTCGAAGTAGGCCTCGATGTCCGAGGCGCCGGCCTCACCCAGGACGATACGGCGCGCGGCCAGGAACTGGGCGGCGTCGGCCAGATCCTTCTCGTAGGCGATGAGGGTGTTGCGGGCGGCCGAGCGCTCGACCGCCATCATCTCCAGGAAGGCCTCCACCCAACCCTCGGTCATCAGGGGGTTTCCGTCATTTGAGCGCCAGCAGGCCTTCGGCGGCATAGGCGCGAGCCTCAGCCTCCAGGCCCGCAAGGTGCAGAGCGCGGACGATGCGGACCCGGTCGCCCATGGCGGGGCTGGCCGGGCTGGCGTCGAGGCTGGTCCACAGCGCCAGCAGCGCTGTCTCGCCCATCATCCGTTGCTGGGCGGCCCATTCCATGGCGAGCGTACGCGCCTGGGAGGCCTTGCCCTCGGCGCCGCCTAGCGCCGCGATGCGGCCACGCAAGGCCGGCTCCGCGTCGGGCTGCAGGGCGAAGAGCAGAAGGACGGCGCTGGCCAGGCGCGGGCGGGCGGTCTTGGCGTCCGCCGCCTCGGCGGCGGCGACCAGGCGCTCCAGCGCGCCGGGCGGCGGCGAGACGTTGGACACAAGCGCCGTCGTCACGTCAGCGAATTCGTTCTGGAGGATCGACCACTCGGGGCCGCCTGCGTCCTGGCCCGAGAGCGCAGCGGCCACAGCTGGGGCGCGAGCCACGCCGGTGAGGTCAAGGCCCAGACTGCGGGAAAGCGCATAGTCCAGGCCGTTACGGAGGGAGGCCGGGCCGGCGTCGCCGCCGCCAAGCCTGGCGCCCATCAGGCGGGCGAAGACAACGTCGCGCGCCTGGCTCTGGGCGATCTCGAAGGTGAGCTGAGCCTGGGCGACGCGGTCGGTGGTCGCCAGGCAGAAGGCGCGCAGGCGCAGCCAGTACACCTCATCGCGACCGACTCCCAAGGCGTCGGCGATGGCGCAGGCCCGCGCATCATCGCCGGACAGCAGGGCCGCCTCGGCCGCGGCGTGAGACAGGTCGGAATTACGGTCGAGGCCAGGAGTGTTGGCGAGCACGGCCTTCGCCGCGGTGACATCGCCCAGCGCCAGGAGGCCCGCCGCGCGGTCGCCAGCAAGGCCGGGTGAGTCGTGCGAACCTTGCGGCCCCGGTGCGCCTGTGGCGAGCACATGACGCGCCAACTGCCGGGCGGCCTGGGAGACCGGCTTGGCGGCGATCAACGGCAGGACGGCCTTGGCCGTCTCGATGGAGGCGCCGCGCCAGAGGTCCTGCGGCAGGCCGGTGGTGCGGCCAGGTGTGCTGAACGCGTCCGGAGCGGCCAGGACCGTGGTCTCGACCGGCTGAAGGCTGACGGTGTCGACGGTTGGTGGAACCGGCTCGGCCGGCGGCGACTCGCCGACAGGCAGCGGGGCGTCGATGACGACAACAGTGTCATCAGGGGACTGGGCCAGGGCCGTCGCCAGGGGGAGCAGGGCGAACGCGGCGATAAGAGCGAGGCGTTTCATGAGATCACCCTAGGTGAGCCCGGCTGTTGGCGCGAGGGCATGGGCTCGTGTAAAGGCCAAGTCCTCATGGATCGCTATGCACCGTTGCGCCGCCGCACCATCACCCTCGTGGGCTTGATGGGCGTGGGCAAGTCGAGCGTCGGCCGCCGGCTGGCGCAGACGCTGGAGATGCCGTTCCGCGACGCCGACAATGAGGTCGAAAGCGCTGCAGGGCGTTCCATCCCGGAAATCTTCGCCGAACTGGGCGAGCCGGCTTTCCGCGAAGGCGAGCGCCGGGTGATCGCCCGCCTGCTCGACGAGCCGCCGCACATTCTCGCCACCGGCGGCGGCGCTTTCATGAGCCCGGAGACGCGCGCCCTCGTGAAGGAAAAGGCGATATCGGTCTGGCTAAAGACGGATCTGGCCGTCCTGGCTCGTCGGGTGGGCCGCAAGGATAGCCGCCCTCTCTTGCGCGACGCCGATCCGTTGGAAGTCCTCAAGGCCCAAGCCGAGGTCAGATATCCCGTCTACGCCGAGGCGGACATCATGGTGGAGACCGGCGACGCCGCGCACAACGTCAGCGTCGAACAGGTGATCGCGGCGCTCACCGCCCACATCGAAGGAAAGAGCGCGGCATGATCCGCACCATCCCCGTCGGCCTGGGCGACCGCGCCTATGAAGTGCTGGTCGGCCCGGGCCTGCTCGGCGAGGCGGGGCTGCGCATCGCGCCCTTCCTGAAGCGCAAGCGCGTGGCCATCGTCAGCGACACCACCGTCTTCGCCCTGCATGGCCCGCGCCTGGTCGCCTCCCTGGCGGGAGCGGGCATCGAAACCCATCCGGTGCTGGTTGCGCCGGGCGAGCAGACCAAGAGCTTCGAAGGCCTGGCCGACGTCACCGACCGCCTGCTGGCGCTGAACCTCGACCGAGGCGATCTGATCGTGGCGTTTGGCGGCGGGGTGGTGGGCGACCTCGCCGGATTTGCGGCTTCGATCTTCAAGCGCGGGATTGGCTTCGTGCAGATTCCGACGACGCTGCTTGCGCAGGTGGATTCGTCTGTCGGCGGAAAGACGGCGATCGACACGCCGCGGGGCAAGAATCTCGTCGGCGCCTTCCATCAGCCGCGGCTGGTGCTGGCCGACCTTGACGTGCTGGGCACCCTGCCCGCCCGCGAGATGCGGGCAGGCTACGCCGAGGTGATCAAGTACGGCCTGCTGGGCGACTTCGCCTTCTTCGAGTGGCTGGAGGCCCATGGGCGTGAAGTTCTGGCGCTGGAGCCAAACGCTCTCGCCCACGCCGTTGCGCGGTCGGTCGCCATGAAGGCCGAGATCGTCGCCGAGGACGAGACGGAGCAGGGCCGTCGGGCGCTGCTTAACCTCGGACACACCTTCGCCCACGCCTTGGAGTCCGAAACCGGGTTCGGCGACGCCTTGCTGCATGGCGAGGCCGTCGGCGCGGGCATGGCGCTCGCGTTCCGCTTTTCGGCGGCGCAAGGGCTCTGCCCGACGCAAGACGCGGCCCGCGCGGTCGCCGGCATCGCAGCCGCGGGGCTACCGACACAGCTCGACGCTCTGGTTGGCCACCCCTTCAAGACCGACGAACTCATCAGCCACATGGCGCAGGACAAGAAGGCGGAAGACGGACGCCTGACGTTCATTTTGGCGCGAAACATCGGCGACGCTTACGTCGCGCGTAACGTACCTGCCGCGGAGGTGCGCGAGTTCCTGGCGGCCGAAGGCGCGCAATAGTTACGCCGGTGCGGAACCCGACGGGCTCCCAGGCGTTGATCACCGTTCGCGTCGAGTCCGACGCCGATCGGGGGAGCTTGCAGGCATGAGCGAAGTTGCGGACCTTTCTGGCCTGCGCGTTCTAGTGGTCGAAGACGAAATGATGGTCTCGATGCTGATCGAGGACATGTTGAGCGATCTCGGCTGCACCGTGGTGGGCCCCGCCTCGCGCCTCGATGAAGCCATTGAGCTGACACGCACCGCCGAGATCGATTGCGCCGTGCTGGACGTGAACCTGGGCGGCCAGCCGATCTTCCCGCTGGCGGACATTCTCCGCGAGAAGGGTGCGCCCTTCGCTTTCGCCACCGGTTACGGCGACGCCGGCCTGCGCGAGGTGGATCGCGGCTCGCCGGTTCTGCAAAAGCCCTTCCGCGAGGGCGATCTGGCGCGGATTCTTGGCGAACTCCGCGCGAAGGTCGCCGGCTAATCGGCCGTCGCGACCTACGCTATTGCGGCAAGGCCGCGATCAGCTTCTCAGGCGTTATCGGGTAGCTGCGAACCCGCGCGCCGCAGGCGTTGTAAACGGCGTTGGCCACCGCCGCGCCGGAGCCGGCCATACCCAATTCGCCGACGCCCTTGATGCCGAGCGGATTAGCGATGTCGTCGACCTCATCCAGCATGATCGCGTCAAGCTCGCCGATGTCGGCCTGGACCGGCACCAGGTAGCTGGCGAGATCCTGGCCGAGGAACGAGCCGAACCGGACGTCCACCTCATTGCCCTCGTGCAGCGCTGAGCTCACGCCCCAGATCATGCCGCCCGTCAGCTGGCTGCGGGCGGTCTTGGCGTTGAGGATTCGGCCACAGGCGAAGACGCCCAGCATGCGGCGCAGGCGGGTCTCACCGGTGATCGGATCGACTCCGACCTCGGCGAAGTGCGCGCCGAAGGTATGCTGGCTCCAGTTGCCGCCGTCGGTGGCCTGGGCGCTTTCACCCAGGGCGTCGAGACCCTGGGGCGCCGCGCGCGAGATCAGCGCCTTGAGGCTTTCGGTGCGATTGCCGATGGCCACGCCGCCGTCGCGGAATTGGACATCGTCGATCGCGCCTTCGTGCAACGGCGAGTTGGGATCGGCGATGGCGAGGGCGGCGATGGCCCGGCGCAGGTTCATACCCGCGGCGAGCGCCGCGGAACCGGCCGTCGCGGCGCCGAACTGACCGCCGGAACCCGGCGTGGGCGGCGCCTCGGCCTCGCCGATGATCACGCGGACGTCGGCCATGGCGACGCCCATGGTTTC
This is a stretch of genomic DNA from Phenylobacterium immobile (ATCC 35973). It encodes these proteins:
- a CDS encoding efflux RND transporter permease subunit, producing the protein MLSKLVAMSVRHRIAVVVITLLVAALGVSELFRLPIDAVPDITNKQVQVTTIAPALSPEEIEQRVTFPVETALSGIPGLLETRSISRNGFSQITAVFEERTDLYFARQQVNERIEAVRDALPADAKPTMAPVTTGLGEVLMWTVEFRAVKGVLAGTPGPQPDGSYLTPEGERLATPAQKATYLRTVEDWIVSPQLRSTRGVAGIDTTGGYVKEYAIRPDPARLAAYGVGLNELVEAVEHANTVAGAGVIRRGGEAFVVRADARVSSLADLAAAPVTNRGGLVVRVSDVAQVELGQAVRLGAAQENGEEVVIGTALMLAGENSRTVARAVSERLTAITPSLPRGVAVRTVLNRTDLVDRTIATVQRNLAEGALLVIAVLFFLLGNARAAVITALVIPLAFLMGVIGMNRFGVSGNLMSLGALDFGLLVDGAVVVVENTLTRMGVRRAAAGRDLTTSERLEAAVDAAQQMVRPAAFGQAIILLVYAPLLALEGIEGKMFQPMAATVMLALGGAFILTFTFVPAMTALLVKPPAHAHETRAEQAARGWFEPATRWAAARPGKIAVGALVAVAVGLAAFSTLGREFIPTLDEKDVLVQALRVPSTSLEQSTEMQGRLERALKGVPEVAFVFSKTGTAEISTDPMPPSISDTFVVLKSEKAWPDRGVSKADVVEKLEAAAATQIGNTYEITQPIQMRFNELISGVRSDVAVKVYGDDFAAMERTANQIAGVLGRVRGAADVKVEQVSGLPMVTAEVDRAAAALYGLHAADAADAVQIALAGREAGRVFEGDRRFDVVVRLPEAARNDLAVVAQTPLAVNNGATFVPLGSVVRFREGEGPNQISRENGKRRIVVQANVRGRDLGGFVRDARAAVAKDVSLPAGAWLDWGGQFENLQRAEARLGLVVPVVFALIAVLLFFALGSVGQAALVFACVPLALVGGALALLLRGLPFSVSAAVGFIAVSGVATLNGLVLMQAIRERLDAGMAPTDAAVEGAMDRLRAVLTTALVAILGFMPMALAHGAGAEVQKPLATVVIGGLLTATLLTLVVLPTFAGRVLAWRRPLSGDADAAAR
- a CDS encoding DOPA 4,5-dioxygenase family protein; this encodes MQTLPEEFTSFHAHIYFDPAEVDEARAIGDAAALLFGADVGRYHVAPVGPHPRGSCQLTVAKDRFGELAQWLAFNRGGLTIFAHALTRQALADHTEHVIWFGPSETLNLEFFNRAP
- a CDS encoding DUF2322 family protein; amino-acid sequence: MSRLAMIEPGATFKENLAQLPPVDGVRRIDLFDDTGSVVASIENQPGKQGSLAVYQHLTQAFDRLDETAATYGLALFAEHTADARNRPGAHPNIDRLIEIIAGAAPLRLAIVTAND
- a CDS encoding sensor histidine kinase, whose protein sequence is MSDKTSDTLPTVGSYGFRPPVGSDALLDRVNAMTKTAAQSTILVGELHHRLQNTLAIVLALSRLTARTVNTVEEFQVAFGQRIAAMARTNALLLQGQVQAVSVQTALEAELQPFLDDNGQVTLLGDDLYVSPDAALSLSLIFHELATNAAKYGALAKPTGRLVVECHGDSNLGAIHWRESVAAPLKEASRSGSGSLLISRLARSLGGAAQIDLRPGGLEATITFNFGEPEPELIAE
- a CDS encoding site-specific tyrosine recombinase XerD, with the translated sequence MTEGWVEAFLEMMAVERSAARNTLIAYEKDLADAAQFLAARRIVLGEAGASDIEAYFESLGARGVAPATAARRRSALRQFYRFAAGEGWRADDPSRRVEAPRMGRPLPKVLSRDEVDRIIAAAAARDGAQGLRLGCLVELAYASGMRISELTSLTLAAVARDPAYLIVKGKGGKERLAPLNDRARTAVKAYIAARPAFLPPGDKANPWLFPSSGKDRRLTPRRVAQLLDQAAADAGVDPARVSPHVLRHAFATHLLEGGADLRVVQTLLGHADIATTQIYTHVAGDRLRAVVEEKHPLARKR
- a CDS encoding shikimate kinase, which gives rise to MGSCKGQVLMDRYAPLRRRTITLVGLMGVGKSSVGRRLAQTLEMPFRDADNEVESAAGRSIPEIFAELGEPAFREGERRVIARLLDEPPHILATGGGAFMSPETRALVKEKAISVWLKTDLAVLARRVGRKDSRPLLRDADPLEVLKAQAEVRYPVYAEADIMVETGDAAHNVSVEQVIAALTAHIEGKSAA
- the aroB gene encoding 3-dehydroquinate synthase — its product is MIRTIPVGLGDRAYEVLVGPGLLGEAGLRIAPFLKRKRVAIVSDTTVFALHGPRLVASLAGAGIETHPVLVAPGEQTKSFEGLADVTDRLLALNLDRGDLIVAFGGGVVGDLAGFAASIFKRGIGFVQIPTTLLAQVDSSVGGKTAIDTPRGKNLVGAFHQPRLVLADLDVLGTLPAREMRAGYAEVIKYGLLGDFAFFEWLEAHGREVLALEPNALAHAVARSVAMKAEIVAEDETEQGRRALLNLGHTFAHALESETGFGDALLHGEAVGAGMALAFRFSAAQGLCPTQDAARAVAGIAAAGLPTQLDALVGHPFKTDELISHMAQDKKAEDGRLTFILARNIGDAYVARNVPAAEVREFLAAEGAQ
- a CDS encoding response regulator is translated as MSEVADLSGLRVLVVEDEMMVSMLIEDMLSDLGCTVVGPASRLDEAIELTRTAEIDCAVLDVNLGGQPIFPLADILREKGAPFAFATGYGDAGLREVDRGSPVLQKPFREGDLARILGELRAKVAG